Genomic window (Gemmatimonadota bacterium):
AGCACCTCTTCAAGGAGTGTGCCGCGTTCATAGGTGATGAACCCGACTGCGCCGCCGGGGAATGAACCTTGAGCCGCAAAGGCGGCCGAAGGGGAGGGGAGGGCGTCCCGAAGTTCGCGGGATGGCACGGGGGCCATCGATCCGGGGGGCGCGGATTCTGACGAAATGACGCGCAACGGAGAGCACCCGAACACCGTCTCGGATGTGGAATCGGCCGCGAATCGGAAGCGTCGAGATCCGGGAAGGCGAGCGAAGAGGCACTCCGGGGAGGCAGGCAGACGGTGCCGTCTTCGGCAGGGGCCCAAGGTCGAGTTGGCGGGAGGCGTCGTCGCGACGATCGGACCAGTACTCAAGCGACCCCCCCCCGTGTGAATGCGGGAGAATAGGGGCTTCCCGGCGCCGGGGCAAGGCGGGCGGGGCGTCTGAGTTGCTGCCGCTTACCCCTCGACGATCGATGAGATTTGTGAGTACGGAGCGATTGCCGCACTCGAATGAGCTTGGTATAGTCCGCTGGCCATTTCCCCGGGAAGGGGTTCGGATGCGCCGGACCCGTGGGGGCGGAGGATCCATGAGACCGTCGTTGCACAGTGTTCTTCTCCTTTTCGCGTCCCTGTGTCTGGTAGCCCTTTTTGCGGGTCCCGGCGGGGCGACTACCTGGACGATTGGCGTGGATTCGCTGGACTGCGACGGGCTCTGCGACTTCTACACGCCGCCGGGGGAAAGCGAGAACGAGGGCATCTGGAATGCCCTCGACGGCGGGAGCGTGACCGCGGGAGATACCATTCTGGTCTGGCCCGGAGAGTACTCCGGCGGGCTGCTCCTGGAGTCCGGCGTGGTACTGATCTCCCGGCACGGTCCGGAGAACACAGCCATCAGAGGGCTCGCAACGGGTGTGCCTGCCGTTCGCTTCCTGAACGGGAATGAGGACACGCGGGTAGAGGGGTTCACTCTCGATTGGGACAGCAACGCGACGGGTCGCGGAGGCGGAATCTCGGCCAACGCCACGGGGGGAACGATCGAGAACTGCATCTTTCTGAACTGCCAGTCCGGGCTGGGCGGCGGCGTCTATGCGGAGTTCAGCGAGATCCGTCTGATCAACAATGTGTTTGTCGGGAACTATGCGGAAGATGGTGGAGGCGCCATTGCCATCACCGCGTGCGGACCCCCGTTCACCGCCAATCCAGTGGAGATCATCAACAACTCGTTCTACCAGTGTGAGGTTCCCTTCGGCGGGGCCGGAGCGGTCTTCTGGGCGGAGTCGTCGGACTTCGAGTTCTCCAACAACATCATCACGGGAACGCTGTCCTCCAACGCCATCCAGTGCGGTCTGAGCAACGAACAGTCCTTCACCTGCAACATTTTCTGGGACAACCCGCTCGGTCCGTATGGTGGCGAGTGCATCGACTTCACCGGGTCGTACGACAACCTGAACATCGACCCGCTGTTCTGCGACGCTCCGGGCAGCGATTTCGGCGTCTGTGCGGATTCTCCTGCGCTG
Coding sequences:
- a CDS encoding right-handed parallel beta-helix repeat-containing protein, yielding MRPSLHSVLLLFASLCLVALFAGPGGATTWTIGVDSLDCDGLCDFYTPPGESENEGIWNALDGGSVTAGDTILVWPGEYSGGLLLESGVVLISRHGPENTAIRGLATGVPAVRFLNGNEDTRVEGFTLDWDSNATGRGGGISANATGGTIENCIFLNCQSGLGGGVYAEFSEIRLINNVFVGNYAEDGGGAIAITACGPPFTANPVEIINNSFYQCEVPFGGAGAVFWAESSDFEFSNNIITGTLSSNAIQCGLSNEQSFTCNIFWDNPLGPYGGECIDFTGSYDNLNIDPLFCDAPGSDFGVCADSPALGGGCGTIGYVSPDGNCAACGGTALTPGSWGLVKSHYR